One Prosthecobacter debontii DNA window includes the following coding sequences:
- a CDS encoding pyridoxamine 5'-phosphate oxidase family protein, translated as MPAPAPFDPADLPSLAQATLKAAKFPVLATVEGDQPRVRPVSPVRTEGFVVYVANLRRYGKTAELAANPKAELCYTDDDHNQVRITATAEILTDRALLEDIWNSNALLRTYLRDINNPELIIYKFTPTRVRYMKEWALEYHEVLVGQ; from the coding sequence ATGCCCGCACCCGCCCCCTTTGATCCCGCCGACCTCCCTTCCCTGGCTCAGGCCACCCTGAAAGCCGCCAAGTTCCCCGTCCTTGCCACGGTGGAGGGGGATCAGCCCCGCGTCCGGCCCGTCTCTCCGGTGCGCACCGAGGGCTTCGTCGTCTATGTCGCCAATCTCCGCCGTTATGGCAAAACCGCCGAGCTCGCCGCCAACCCGAAGGCCGAACTCTGCTACACCGATGACGACCACAACCAAGTCCGCATCACCGCCACCGCCGAGATCCTCACCGACCGCGCCCTGCTGGAGGACATCTGGAATAGCAACGCCCTCCTCCGCACCTACCTGCGCGACATCAACAACCCCGAACTCATCATTTACAAGTTCACCCCCACGCGCGTCCGCTACATGAAGGAATGGGCTCTGGAGTATCACGAAGTGCTAGTGGGGCAGTGA
- a CDS encoding c-type cytochrome, which translates to MTARFFPLLTLCSLAATLHAEPQWIWSSKKAEAQEKATFKQSFDLKLTPKSATLSLTCDNGATVFINGKKAVVNEDWQKPVKVDVIKLLELGATNVIEVQATNRGGSAGMIAKLELEKQQGGVEVIETNDQWQAAATGTNDWKPAVVLGAYGVGPWGKVFDGKIGFSKGEGTVVAAEDVTVPKGFKVELLYTVPKEEQGSWVALTTDDKGRLIACDQYGSLYRMSVPAIGKTELLKPEKLNIEFGKAHGLLYAFHSLYVMVNENGKDNGLYRLQDTDGDDQYDKKERLVTMAGGGEHGLHSMTVSPDGKRIYFNGGNHTELPNELSKSRPAKLWDEDHILPRMWDANGHARGKMAPGGFICSMTPEGKDVELFCYGFRNEFDIAFDLSGELFTYDADMEWDIGSPWYRPTRVNHCVSGADYGWRSGSGKWPRYYPDSLPTTLDIGPGSPTGVVSGQGAKFPAKYQRAVFINDWTYGTMWAIHLHPKGASFLAEREEFVFGKPLPLTDVIIHPQDGAMYFAIGGRRTQSGVYRVTYVGDESTAPVQALPLDEETRMRHVLESMHADGQEPAKILAAAWPYLSHSDRHVRYAARVAIERLPQELWKDKALGETQPMALIEGLVALARVNGTKSEAPAAKPAAGSSSPGISDVTPDKVELQQQMLGALSRLQGADLSLDQHLAALRALELILIRLGKPAPEVCASIVENLEPHYPSESDAVNRELCQILIALDSIKAPAETLALMATAKDDFKEVASDAVLSRNDGYANAARAAAGSRPNAQQIAYMFALRNAKVGWTPELRKTFFSWFPRARTWKGGNSFKGFIENIRKDSLATFVPEVELADMEALSSKVEGSDIPNYVAPKGPGKAWTVDEVVTLVGSGLKGRDFKNGEAMYRSVMCATCHRFNGDGGSIGPDLTGSGNRYTIRDLMENIVEPSKVISDQYDSHEIVKKDGTTILGRIVVEENGKVFVMANPFAPNDQLAINESEIARKETRKVSMMPPGLINALNQDELLDLIAYLLSGGNDQDKVFAK; encoded by the coding sequence ATGACGGCTCGTTTCTTTCCTCTTCTCACGCTTTGTTCTTTGGCTGCGACGCTTCACGCGGAACCGCAATGGATTTGGTCATCGAAAAAAGCCGAGGCTCAGGAAAAAGCGACCTTCAAGCAGAGTTTTGATCTCAAGCTGACCCCGAAATCCGCCACCCTTAGTCTGACCTGTGACAATGGCGCGACCGTTTTCATCAACGGCAAAAAGGCGGTGGTGAATGAGGATTGGCAGAAACCGGTAAAGGTCGATGTGATCAAGCTTTTGGAGTTGGGAGCCACCAACGTCATTGAAGTGCAGGCCACGAATCGTGGAGGCAGCGCGGGTATGATTGCCAAGCTCGAACTGGAAAAACAGCAGGGCGGTGTGGAGGTCATCGAGACCAACGACCAGTGGCAGGCAGCGGCCACGGGCACGAATGACTGGAAGCCGGCGGTGGTTCTCGGAGCTTATGGCGTCGGCCCCTGGGGAAAGGTGTTTGATGGGAAGATCGGTTTTTCCAAAGGTGAAGGCACGGTGGTGGCGGCTGAGGACGTGACCGTGCCAAAAGGCTTTAAGGTGGAACTCCTCTACACCGTGCCCAAGGAAGAGCAGGGGTCCTGGGTGGCTCTGACGACCGATGACAAAGGCCGCCTGATCGCTTGTGATCAATACGGCAGCCTCTATCGCATGAGCGTTCCTGCCATTGGCAAGACGGAGTTGCTCAAGCCCGAGAAACTAAACATCGAATTCGGCAAGGCTCACGGGCTTCTGTATGCCTTTCATAGCCTCTATGTGATGGTGAATGAAAACGGTAAAGACAATGGTCTGTATCGCCTTCAAGACACCGATGGTGATGATCAATACGATAAGAAAGAGCGATTGGTCACCATGGCCGGTGGTGGGGAGCATGGCCTGCACAGCATGACCGTCAGCCCCGATGGTAAGCGCATCTATTTCAATGGCGGCAATCATACCGAGCTGCCTAACGAACTATCCAAAAGCCGTCCCGCTAAACTTTGGGACGAAGATCACATCCTGCCGCGCATGTGGGATGCCAATGGACATGCTCGGGGCAAGATGGCACCGGGAGGATTCATCTGCAGCATGACCCCTGAGGGCAAAGATGTGGAGCTCTTCTGCTATGGCTTCCGCAATGAATTCGACATCGCTTTCGATCTCAGCGGCGAGCTCTTCACCTACGATGCTGATATGGAGTGGGACATCGGTTCCCCCTGGTATCGCCCCACGCGTGTGAATCATTGTGTCAGTGGTGCCGACTACGGCTGGCGCAGCGGCAGCGGGAAGTGGCCGCGATACTATCCCGATAGCTTGCCGACGACTTTGGACATCGGTCCTGGAAGTCCCACGGGCGTGGTCAGCGGTCAAGGCGCCAAATTCCCCGCCAAGTATCAGCGCGCGGTCTTCATCAACGACTGGACCTATGGCACCATGTGGGCCATCCACCTGCACCCAAAAGGCGCCAGCTTCCTGGCCGAGCGTGAGGAGTTTGTCTTTGGCAAACCACTGCCTCTGACCGATGTCATCATTCACCCTCAAGATGGTGCCATGTATTTCGCCATCGGAGGACGCCGCACTCAGTCGGGTGTGTATCGTGTCACGTATGTGGGTGATGAATCCACAGCTCCTGTGCAGGCGCTGCCTCTGGATGAAGAGACCCGCATGCGCCATGTCCTGGAATCCATGCATGCCGATGGCCAGGAGCCTGCGAAGATCCTCGCCGCTGCTTGGCCTTACCTCAGCCATAGCGATCGCCATGTGCGTTATGCCGCCCGTGTCGCCATCGAGCGTCTGCCGCAGGAGCTCTGGAAAGACAAAGCTCTGGGCGAAACTCAGCCCATGGCGTTGATCGAGGGCCTTGTGGCTTTGGCTCGTGTCAATGGCACGAAGTCCGAAGCTCCTGCCGCGAAACCTGCCGCCGGTTCATCTTCTCCTGGCATCAGTGATGTCACTCCCGATAAGGTCGAACTCCAGCAGCAGATGCTGGGGGCCTTGAGTCGTCTGCAAGGGGCCGATCTCAGCCTGGATCAGCACTTGGCCGCCCTGCGTGCTTTGGAACTCATCTTGATCCGTCTTGGCAAACCCGCCCCCGAGGTCTGTGCCTCCATCGTGGAGAACCTGGAGCCGCATTACCCGAGCGAAAGCGACGCCGTGAATCGCGAACTCTGCCAGATCCTCATCGCTCTGGACTCTATTAAGGCTCCGGCGGAAACCCTGGCTCTCATGGCCACCGCCAAGGATGACTTCAAGGAAGTCGCCAGCGATGCCGTTCTCAGTCGCAATGATGGTTATGCCAATGCCGCTCGTGCCGCAGCAGGCAGTCGCCCGAATGCCCAGCAGATCGCCTACATGTTCGCGCTGCGGAATGCCAAAGTCGGTTGGACTCCCGAACTGCGGAAGACCTTCTTCTCCTGGTTCCCTCGTGCCCGCACTTGGAAGGGCGGCAACAGCTTCAAGGGCTTCATTGAAAACATCCGCAAGGACTCCCTGGCCACCTTCGTGCCTGAGGTCGAGTTGGCTGACATGGAGGCTCTGAGCAGCAAGGTGGAAGGGAGTGACATCCCCAACTACGTCGCCCCGAAAGGCCCCGGTAAAGCCTGGACCGTGGACGAAGTCGTCACCCTCGTTGGCAGTGGCTTGAAAGGTCGCGACTTCAAGAATGGCGAGGCCATGTATCGCAGCGTCATGTGTGCCACCTGCCATCGCTTCAATGGCGACGGCGGCAGCATCGGCCCCGACCTCACCGGCAGCGGCAACCGCTACACCATCCGCGACCTCATGGAAAACATCGTGGAGCCGAGCAAGGTCATCTCCGATCAATACGACAGCCACGAGATCGTCAAGAAAGACGGCACCACCATCCTCGGCCGCATCGTCGTGGAGGAAAACGGCAAGGTCTTCGTCATGGCCAACCCCTTCGCTCCGAACGACCAACTCGCGATCAACGAGAGCGAAATCGCTCGCAAGGAAACCCGCAAAGTCTCCATGATGCCCCCCGGCCTCATCAATGCCTTGAACCAGGACGAACTCCTCGACCTCATCGCCTACCTGCTAAGCGGCGGCAATGACCAGGACAAGGTGTTCGCGAAGTGA
- a CDS encoding Tex family protein, giving the protein MSAANELNINIEHVERVAKELGLKAIQVGATAKLFADGATVPFIARYRKEATGSMDEVQIQNVKDRMEQLVALDDRRAAIVKSLEERKLMTDVLRAKIEKAETMNVLEDIFAPFRPKRRTRATIAKEKGLEPLADFIEANLFTHGVDLTSEAAKLVNPDHENEELRVKDVNEALAGARDIIAERISDNAEARAALRKLFAEQSTVSSKVMYGKENEADAQKFRDYFDWSEPLKAIPSHRMLAIRRGEKEGFLLMRVNPPEDTAVQVVSNLFVKGGNACTDQMKLACADSYKRLLSSSMETEFRLESKKKADAEAVRVFADNLRELLLAAPLGQKRVLGIDPGFRTGCKVVVLDAQGQLLFNDVIYLLGEGNSLMQAKTLILNLVDRFKIEAIAIGNGTASRETENFINKIGVPKAIPVIMVNESGASIYSASEVAREEFPNHDVTVRGAVSIGRRLMDPLAELVKIDAKSIGVGQYQHDVDQNLLKNSLDNVVISAVNGVGVELNTASKQLLSYVSGLNSTHAANIVAFRNENGPFKTRKDLLKVPRLGDKAFEQAAGFLRIRNATHPLDASAVHPERYPLVEKMAADLGCTVADLMQKADLRQKIDLKKYVSEEVGLPTLQDIMNELAKPGRDPRKQFEVFNFAEGVNDMKDLTVGMKLPGIVTNVTAFGAFVDIGVHQDGLVHVSQLSDTFVRDPAEVVKVAQKVMVTVTEVDIQRKRIALSMKSKPDFEKKTGGGGPRPAAQGGPGGGQRSGGFGGGDRNRSSGGGMGNPFGGGGGGDWFTAATQKGKK; this is encoded by the coding sequence ATGTCTGCTGCCAACGAACTGAACATCAATATCGAGCATGTCGAACGCGTCGCCAAGGAGCTAGGCCTGAAGGCCATCCAGGTGGGGGCGACGGCGAAGCTCTTCGCCGATGGTGCGACGGTGCCCTTCATCGCTCGCTACCGTAAAGAGGCGACGGGCTCTATGGATGAGGTTCAGATCCAGAATGTGAAGGATCGCATGGAGCAACTGGTGGCGCTGGATGACCGACGAGCGGCGATTGTGAAGTCTCTGGAGGAGCGCAAGCTGATGACGGATGTGCTGCGGGCAAAAATCGAGAAAGCCGAGACGATGAACGTGCTGGAGGATATCTTTGCGCCGTTCCGTCCGAAGCGCCGCACGCGGGCGACGATTGCGAAGGAGAAGGGCCTAGAGCCGCTGGCGGACTTCATCGAGGCGAATCTATTCACTCATGGCGTGGATCTGACCTCCGAGGCGGCCAAGCTGGTGAATCCAGATCACGAAAACGAAGAGCTTCGCGTGAAGGATGTGAATGAGGCGCTGGCCGGTGCTCGTGACATCATTGCGGAGCGTATCAGTGACAATGCGGAGGCTCGCGCTGCTCTGAGAAAGCTGTTTGCCGAGCAGAGCACGGTGTCCTCCAAGGTGATGTATGGTAAGGAAAACGAGGCGGATGCGCAGAAATTCCGGGACTACTTTGATTGGTCTGAGCCGCTGAAGGCCATCCCCTCCCACCGCATGCTGGCCATCCGCCGAGGTGAAAAAGAAGGCTTCCTGCTGATGCGGGTGAACCCACCGGAAGACACCGCGGTGCAGGTGGTGAGCAATCTCTTTGTCAAAGGCGGCAATGCGTGCACAGATCAGATGAAGCTGGCTTGTGCGGATAGCTACAAGCGCCTGCTCAGCAGCAGCATGGAGACGGAGTTTCGCCTGGAGTCCAAGAAAAAGGCCGATGCCGAAGCGGTGCGTGTTTTCGCGGATAACCTGCGTGAACTCCTGCTGGCTGCGCCTCTCGGACAGAAGCGTGTGTTAGGGATCGACCCAGGCTTCCGCACAGGGTGTAAGGTGGTGGTGCTGGATGCGCAAGGTCAGCTCCTTTTCAATGATGTGATCTATTTGTTAGGTGAAGGCAACAGCCTGATGCAGGCGAAGACGCTGATCCTCAATCTGGTGGATCGTTTCAAGATCGAAGCCATCGCCATCGGTAACGGCACGGCCAGCCGTGAGACGGAAAACTTCATCAACAAGATCGGTGTGCCGAAGGCCATCCCCGTCATCATGGTGAATGAGAGCGGAGCCTCCATTTACAGCGCCAGTGAAGTGGCGCGTGAGGAGTTCCCGAACCATGACGTCACTGTGCGTGGTGCGGTGTCCATCGGACGCCGTCTCATGGACCCGCTCGCCGAGTTGGTGAAGATTGACGCCAAGTCCATTGGAGTCGGTCAGTATCAGCATGACGTGGATCAGAACCTTCTGAAGAACAGCCTGGACAACGTGGTGATCAGCGCGGTGAACGGTGTCGGTGTGGAACTGAATACGGCGAGCAAGCAGTTGCTCAGCTATGTGTCCGGCCTCAACAGCACCCATGCGGCAAACATCGTGGCTTTCCGCAACGAGAACGGCCCCTTCAAGACGCGCAAGGATCTGCTGAAGGTGCCTCGTCTGGGCGACAAGGCCTTCGAGCAAGCTGCAGGCTTCCTGCGTATCCGAAACGCCACGCATCCGCTCGATGCCAGCGCGGTCCACCCTGAGCGTTATCCCCTGGTGGAGAAAATGGCGGCGGATCTTGGCTGCACCGTGGCAGACCTGATGCAGAAGGCGGACCTACGCCAGAAGATCGATCTGAAAAAGTATGTCAGCGAGGAAGTTGGTCTGCCGACCCTGCAAGACATCATGAACGAATTGGCTAAGCCGGGACGTGACCCACGTAAGCAGTTCGAGGTCTTCAACTTCGCAGAAGGTGTCAACGATATGAAGGACCTGACCGTGGGCATGAAGCTGCCGGGCATCGTCACCAACGTGACCGCCTTCGGGGCCTTCGTGGACATCGGCGTGCATCAGGATGGCCTCGTCCACGTCAGCCAGCTCAGCGATACCTTTGTGCGTGATCCCGCTGAAGTCGTGAAGGTGGCTCAGAAGGTCATGGTTACCGTCACGGAGGTGGACATCCAGCGCAAGCGCATCGCCCTCAGCATGAAGTCGAAACCGGACTTCGAGAAAAAGACCGGCGGAGGTGGTCCTCGTCCCGCAGCGCAGGGAGGCCCAGGCGGCGGTCAGCGCAGCGGCGGCTTCGGCGGAGGAGATCGCAATCGCAGCAGTGGAGGTGGTATGGGCAATCCCTTTGGAGGCGGCGGCGGTGGTGACTGGTTCACCGCAGCGACGCAGAAGGGGAAGAAGTAA